From Sphingomonas nostoxanthinifaciens, a single genomic window includes:
- a CDS encoding DUF7697 family protein, with amino-acid sequence MIVGCGSQLRVGGFGVPFALDFGAVMAVGTARRVDLDLLAASLPAAEAAILSGRDDCATDDEEEG; translated from the coding sequence GTGATTGTCGGCTGCGGCTCGCAGCTGCGCGTGGGCGGGTTCGGCGTGCCGTTCGCGCTCGATTTCGGGGCCGTCATGGCCGTCGGAACCGCCCGCCGTGTCGATCTCGATTTGCTGGCGGCGTCCCTGCCGGCGGCTGAGGCTGCGATCCTTTCCGGCCGCGACGACTGTGCCACCGATGACGAAGAGGAGGGATGA
- a CDS encoding phage portal protein encodes MNMIDRAIRAVSPVWGVKRAAARRALTVIDRADQRVSQRFVGKPADWDRNTGNPDDARLGRVVDRRRVLELVAQDPFARKALAALVNNTVGWGITGAPKKAPATFRNLWNDWLKICDWNGRLNFYGLQELAVRTMFREGECFIVLQQLSLQDAAGTVPLRLQLLDAGMLATGLTSFQGNSVVHGVEYDARGRPVAYHFYQGRPNQLWVSYQTVRILAADVIHLFVQEYVGQRHGVSVFNTVVKRLGDIDEGVEAELVRKNIEACFAAFITQGVDDEGRLFGALDADAPTPVEGLQAETLTPGMINRLAPGEGVRFGDPKASGGLAEILRLALLSSAAGTGITYEHFGDLSNVNFSSYKAGNLEFQRSTGRIQFNTIIPVFLDRVAARFQEAAFTAGMMANRTYEMNWAPPPFESIDRMGDVQADILEMAAGVESRQNLVVARGHDPDQLRADIATDRAANKLAGLVFAGDFPPTQYAAAKDPAAATAAPAN; translated from the coding sequence ATGAACATGATCGATCGCGCGATCCGCGCTGTCTCGCCGGTATGGGGCGTCAAACGCGCTGCAGCGCGTCGCGCCCTTACCGTGATAGACCGCGCCGATCAGCGCGTCAGCCAGCGGTTTGTCGGCAAGCCGGCCGACTGGGACCGGAACACAGGCAACCCGGATGACGCCCGCCTCGGCCGCGTCGTCGACCGTCGCCGCGTCCTCGAACTGGTCGCACAGGACCCGTTCGCCCGGAAGGCGCTGGCCGCGCTGGTCAACAATACCGTCGGCTGGGGCATCACCGGCGCGCCCAAGAAGGCCCCGGCTACTTTCCGCAACCTGTGGAACGACTGGCTGAAGATCTGCGACTGGAACGGCCGCCTCAACTTCTATGGGCTGCAGGAACTGGCGGTCCGCACGATGTTCCGCGAGGGCGAGTGCTTTATCGTGCTGCAGCAGCTTTCGCTGCAGGACGCTGCCGGCACCGTCCCGTTGCGGCTCCAGCTGCTCGATGCGGGCATGCTGGCCACTGGCCTCACCAGTTTCCAAGGCAATAGCGTCGTCCACGGCGTCGAATATGACGCCCGTGGCCGCCCCGTCGCCTATCACTTCTATCAGGGCCGCCCGAACCAGCTGTGGGTCAGCTATCAGACGGTCCGCATCCTCGCCGCCGACGTCATCCACCTGTTCGTTCAGGAGTATGTCGGCCAGCGCCACGGCGTCAGCGTCTTCAACACGGTCGTCAAACGGCTGGGCGACATCGACGAAGGCGTCGAGGCGGAACTGGTCCGCAAGAACATCGAAGCATGTTTCGCGGCCTTCATCACGCAGGGCGTTGACGACGAGGGCCGCCTGTTTGGTGCCCTCGATGCCGATGCCCCGACGCCGGTCGAAGGGCTGCAAGCCGAAACGCTGACTCCCGGCATGATCAACCGGCTCGCACCCGGTGAGGGCGTCAGGTTCGGCGATCCGAAGGCGTCGGGCGGGCTAGCCGAAATTTTGCGGCTGGCATTGCTATCGTCGGCGGCTGGCACGGGCATCACCTACGAGCATTTCGGCGACCTCTCGAACGTCAACTTCTCCAGCTACAAGGCCGGAAACCTTGAATTTCAGCGCTCCACCGGCCGGATCCAGTTCAACACGATCATTCCCGTGTTTCTCGACCGCGTGGCGGCTCGCTTTCAGGAGGCGGCCTTCACCGCCGGCATGATGGCGAACCGGACCTACGAGATGAACTGGGCGCCGCCGCCGTTCGAGAGCATCGACCGAATGGGCGACGTGCAGGCGGACATTCTTGAGATGGCCGCAGGCGTCGAGAGCCGACAAAATCTCGTCGTCGCGCGCGGCCATGACCCTGACCAATTGCGCGCGGACATCGCCACCGATCGCGCCGCCAACAAGCTGGCCGGGCTCGTGTTCGCCGGCGACTTCCCGCCAACCCAATACGCCGCGGCGAAAGATCCGGCCGCCGCAACGGCCGCACCGGCCAACTAG
- a CDS encoding phage tail tube protein: MGRARGSNALLTGAFETTAGVAPGPGFAKMPFVSHTLGEERPLIASDLLGQGREPQDPTPDVATNTGDVVVPVDVRNFWYWLKLFFGQPVSAAGSGAETVHTFTSGLLALPSMSLEIGSPEIPTYSTHYGARGNQLKISLARSGLLNATCSLICIGESDPSATSISGAPTTKATQRFPQATGSVKKDGAQLGSVVAADFTFTNNLETVDTIKSDGRIEDSDPGMVGMSGSVTVRFKDTVLLAAASASPPTPVELDFGWTSGAHSLIFSVPRVFLPRPKRPISGPNGIQAVFNWQASGAAAASVIATLTNDIASYA; the protein is encoded by the coding sequence ATGGGACGCGCACGCGGTTCAAACGCCCTGCTGACGGGCGCTTTCGAGACGACTGCCGGCGTCGCGCCCGGCCCTGGCTTCGCCAAGATGCCCTTCGTCAGCCACACGCTGGGCGAAGAGCGGCCGCTGATCGCGTCCGACCTGCTGGGTCAGGGGCGCGAGCCGCAGGATCCGACGCCGGACGTTGCGACCAACACCGGCGACGTCGTCGTGCCGGTCGACGTTCGCAACTTCTGGTATTGGCTGAAGCTATTCTTCGGCCAGCCGGTGAGCGCCGCCGGTTCCGGCGCGGAGACCGTGCACACGTTCACCTCGGGCCTGCTCGCGCTGCCGTCGATGTCGCTGGAGATCGGCTCGCCCGAGATCCCGACCTACAGCACGCACTATGGCGCGCGCGGCAATCAGCTTAAGATCAGCCTCGCCCGGTCCGGCCTTCTCAACGCGACGTGCAGCCTGATCTGCATCGGCGAAAGCGATCCCAGCGCCACCAGCATCTCCGGCGCGCCGACGACCAAGGCAACGCAGCGCTTCCCGCAGGCCACCGGCTCGGTGAAGAAGGATGGCGCCCAGCTGGGATCGGTGGTCGCGGCCGATTTCACCTTCACGAACAACCTCGAGACCGTCGACACGATCAAGTCCGACGGCCGGATCGAGGACAGCGACCCCGGCATGGTCGGCATGTCGGGCTCGGTGACCGTCCGGTTCAAGGATACGGTCCTGCTCGCGGCGGCCAGCGCCAGCCCGCCGACGCCGGTCGAGCTCGACTTCGGCTGGACGAGCGGCGCGCATAGCCTGATCTTCTCGGTGCCGCGCGTATTCCTGCCGCGCCCGAAGCGCCCGATCTCCGGTCCGAACGGGATCCAGGCCGTGTTCAACTGGCAGGCCAGCGGGGCGGCTGCAGCCAGCGTCATCGCGACCCTCACCAACGACATCGCGTCCTATGCCTGA
- a CDS encoding DUF2190 family protein, protein MKNFVHPGDNVSFVAPYNVTSGQGVLDGVEFSVASTDVAAGATGQGVTRGVFTLPTAAVAVVRKTVAYWDNAARVVTNVAGGNTKIGIFQASAATSAGAPVKLIPVI, encoded by the coding sequence ATGAAGAACTTCGTTCACCCCGGCGACAACGTCAGCTTTGTCGCACCCTACAACGTCACGAGTGGCCAAGGCGTTCTCGATGGCGTCGAGTTCTCCGTCGCCTCGACCGATGTCGCAGCCGGTGCCACTGGCCAGGGCGTCACGCGCGGCGTGTTCACCCTGCCGACGGCCGCCGTGGCGGTCGTGCGCAAGACCGTCGCATATTGGGACAACGCCGCCCGTGTTGTCACCAACGTCGCCGGCGGTAACACCAAGATCGGCATCTTCCAGGCGTCGGCCGCCACCAGCGCCGGCGCGCCGGTCAAGCTGATCCCCGTCATCTGA
- a CDS encoding DUF6950 family protein — protein MIARPPTPLEIRVAAAQQLLDAWKGRPFDWKAKSHCARMVAEHLRRMGYTPPLAKAGPFSTEMGALRALRRLGVHKLGDAVDLLGVPRIAPAAALPGDIVELTSASPLGCLTVALSNGRVLGFVDDHEGVAVLEPLQFEAAWRIDPR, from the coding sequence GTGATCGCGCGCCCGCCCACCCCGCTCGAAATCCGGGTGGCGGCAGCCCAGCAGCTTCTGGACGCCTGGAAGGGCCGACCGTTCGACTGGAAAGCGAAAAGCCACTGCGCACGCATGGTGGCCGAGCACCTGCGCCGCATGGGCTATACGCCACCGCTCGCGAAGGCCGGACCTTTTTCGACTGAGATGGGCGCCCTGCGCGCGCTGCGCCGGCTCGGGGTGCATAAGCTGGGCGATGCGGTCGATCTGCTCGGCGTCCCTCGCATCGCGCCGGCGGCGGCCCTGCCAGGCGATATCGTCGAACTGACGAGCGCGAGCCCGCTCGGCTGCCTCACGGTCGCGCTATCGAATGGCCGCGTGCTAGGATTCGTCGACGATCACGAGGGTGTTGCGGTGTTGGAACCGCTGCAGTTCGAAGCGGCATGGAGGATCGATCCACGATGA
- a CDS encoding DUF6441 family protein, translating to MSFKLKAQMSGLAEALDAADIKARMDSMKAMRRAGEGMKDDLRDQMLAAGFSDRFSKTWQDKVYPSAGSSLTPAALVFSKAPGIVDAYARGVTIIAKAGRRLLAIPTDDTPRKGSGGQARQPRAKTPREVEAQFGRRLRFVPAKSAQGSHARNGTTRGAVGYLLMDNLVARKETGRFRKASVRELAGTSRNKARQVQAVVMFVLVASVRIPKKLDLQTVLDRAAATLPQLLAEEWSA from the coding sequence GTGAGCTTCAAGCTGAAGGCGCAGATGTCCGGTCTCGCCGAGGCGCTCGACGCGGCCGACATCAAGGCTCGGATGGATTCAATGAAGGCGATGCGACGCGCCGGCGAGGGCATGAAAGACGACCTGCGCGACCAGATGCTTGCCGCTGGCTTCTCCGACCGCTTTTCGAAAACGTGGCAGGATAAGGTTTATCCTTCGGCCGGATCGAGCCTGACGCCCGCCGCTTTGGTCTTCTCCAAGGCGCCCGGCATTGTCGACGCCTATGCGCGTGGCGTCACGATCATCGCGAAAGCCGGCCGCCGGCTGCTCGCCATTCCGACCGACGACACGCCGCGCAAGGGGTCAGGCGGCCAAGCACGCCAACCTCGCGCCAAGACGCCGCGCGAGGTTGAGGCGCAATTCGGCCGCCGCCTCCGCTTCGTTCCCGCCAAGAGCGCACAGGGGTCGCATGCTCGCAACGGCACGACCCGGGGCGCTGTCGGCTATCTGCTGATGGACAATCTGGTTGCCCGCAAGGAAACGGGCCGGTTTCGCAAAGCGAGCGTCCGCGAACTCGCCGGCACCAGCCGCAACAAGGCGCGCCAAGTGCAGGCTGTGGTGATGTTCGTGCTGGTGGCGTCGGTCCGCATTCCGAAGAAGCTGGATCTGCAGACCGTGCTCGATCGTGCCGCAGCGACCCTGCCGCAGCTTCTCGCCGAGGAATGGAGCGCATGA
- a CDS encoding prohead protease/major capsid protein fusion protein, whose product MEKPDTPQEAAAEPTRAPEPRTANGPLPPPAKGRTVAIVGAGAIAGAALAGMLTRDDPGQRPQPDAEERRQPQAGGRGTRSLDLTPGSYDAAAHTVEAVLSVGSPVTRYYFVEELEISSTAIDLTRVTGGVCPILDSHNQGDTGAQVGRLVEARIEGGQLVGLIQFDQTDAGQALEARVARGELRAISIGYQVTTWQITSTPGSADLETWRAVSWQLLEASFVTVPADPNAVVRSAPGNAHGTTHQENDMYRNAPGGGVAHPNANRGAAPETPAADTTVVVEPNGETRTEPHGHAPVTPLAAPAPAVTASRISDLCGRSTALGSDFALELIRANETTPMNEAQLLARVNERLLDPSRHTIDARAGAAGHESEGFRQAMEDAVTLRANPSLRLEDVAGRTHDQRVADAREFRGMTMMEMARDYCGRTNVTIRGLGRMEIAGAALGMQRYGALTTSDFANALSTASNKRVRAAFTAAPQTFRPIISTDTLPDFKPTQLVGLGDAPSLLVVPENAEFKRGGLTDTGLFYNLTTYGRIIAITRQAIVNDDQSLFSRIPTMFGRKAADLESDLVWGIVISNPTMSDGYALFSTQHGNLMTGSAITIDSIGLATQAMRQQTSAEGGYLSIQPSFLIVGPAKEAEARKLFFVDPQLNGNYFSSTLTLIVEPRITGNQWFLAADPAAFDTIVLAHLLGQEELFTDTRVGFDVDGIENKARLDVGAAAIDWRGLVKNPGN is encoded by the coding sequence ATGGAAAAGCCCGACACGCCGCAGGAGGCTGCGGCGGAACCCACGCGCGCGCCCGAGCCGCGCACTGCGAACGGCCCGCTGCCACCGCCAGCGAAGGGGCGCACTGTGGCGATCGTTGGTGCCGGCGCCATCGCCGGCGCCGCTCTTGCCGGCATGCTGACCCGCGACGATCCCGGCCAGCGTCCGCAGCCTGACGCGGAGGAGCGGCGCCAACCGCAGGCGGGCGGACGCGGCACGCGCAGCCTCGATCTGACGCCCGGCAGCTACGATGCCGCCGCCCATACCGTCGAGGCGGTGCTGTCCGTCGGCTCGCCGGTCACGCGCTATTATTTCGTCGAAGAGCTGGAGATCAGCTCCACCGCAATCGACCTCACGCGGGTCACCGGCGGCGTTTGTCCGATCCTCGACTCTCACAATCAGGGCGACACCGGCGCTCAGGTCGGCCGGCTGGTCGAGGCTCGTATCGAGGGCGGCCAGCTCGTCGGTCTGATCCAGTTCGACCAGACCGATGCGGGGCAGGCGCTGGAAGCGCGCGTCGCGCGCGGCGAGCTTCGCGCCATCTCGATCGGATACCAGGTCACCACCTGGCAGATCACGTCCACTCCCGGCTCCGCCGATCTCGAAACGTGGCGCGCTGTCTCGTGGCAGCTGCTCGAGGCCAGTTTTGTCACCGTTCCCGCCGATCCGAACGCCGTGGTTCGATCAGCACCGGGCAATGCACACGGCACCACCCACCAGGAGAATGATATGTACCGGAACGCTCCGGGCGGCGGTGTCGCCCACCCAAATGCCAACCGCGGCGCAGCGCCGGAGACCCCGGCGGCCGATACGACCGTCGTCGTCGAGCCGAATGGCGAGACCCGTACCGAGCCGCACGGTCACGCGCCGGTCACGCCGCTGGCTGCCCCCGCGCCTGCGGTCACCGCTTCGCGCATCAGCGACCTGTGCGGTCGATCGACGGCGCTGGGTAGCGACTTCGCGCTGGAGCTGATCCGCGCGAACGAGACGACCCCGATGAACGAGGCGCAGCTGCTGGCGCGCGTCAACGAGCGTCTGCTCGATCCCTCGCGGCATACGATCGATGCGCGGGCCGGCGCCGCCGGACACGAGAGCGAAGGTTTTCGGCAGGCGATGGAGGATGCGGTCACCCTCCGCGCGAACCCTTCGCTGCGGCTGGAGGACGTCGCCGGCCGCACCCACGACCAGCGCGTCGCCGACGCCCGTGAGTTCCGCGGCATGACGATGATGGAGATGGCGCGTGACTATTGCGGCCGCACCAACGTCACCATCCGCGGCCTCGGCCGGATGGAGATTGCGGGCGCCGCACTCGGCATGCAGCGTTATGGCGCGCTGACCACCAGCGACTTCGCCAATGCGCTCTCCACCGCGTCGAACAAGCGCGTGCGCGCCGCCTTCACCGCGGCACCGCAGACGTTCCGACCGATCATCAGCACCGACACCCTGCCCGACTTCAAGCCGACGCAGCTCGTCGGTCTCGGCGACGCGCCGTCGCTGCTGGTCGTTCCCGAGAATGCCGAGTTCAAGCGCGGCGGCCTGACGGACACCGGGCTGTTCTACAACCTGACGACCTATGGTCGCATCATCGCGATCACCCGGCAGGCGATCGTCAATGACGACCAGTCGCTGTTCAGCCGCATCCCGACCATGTTCGGGCGCAAGGCAGCGGACCTCGAAAGCGACCTGGTGTGGGGCATCGTCATCAGCAATCCGACGATGTCGGACGGCTATGCGTTGTTCTCGACCCAGCACGGCAACCTGATGACGGGTTCGGCGATCACGATCGACTCGATCGGGCTCGCGACGCAGGCGATGCGCCAGCAGACGAGCGCCGAGGGCGGCTATCTCAGCATCCAGCCGTCCTTCCTTATCGTCGGGCCGGCGAAGGAGGCCGAGGCACGCAAGCTGTTCTTCGTCGATCCGCAGCTGAACGGGAATTACTTCTCGTCCACGCTGACGCTGATCGTCGAGCCGCGCATCACCGGCAACCAGTGGTTCCTGGCGGCCGACCCGGCGGCGTTCGACACGATCGTGCTGGCGCATCTGCTCGGCCAAGAAGAACTGTTCACCGATACGCGCGTCGGCTTCGACGTCGACGGCATCGAGAACAAGGCTCGCCTCGATGTCGGGGCGGCCGCGATCGACTGGCGCGGTCTCGTCAAGAACCCCGGCAACTAA
- a CDS encoding head-tail joining protein, whose amino-acid sequence MFDPFASALVALFRGPGSAEAIYLPPASSPVALRVIRGSSTKDADFNGGSIEVDVNSVQILRSDIAMPVAGALLSFVTRDDTGAIASHEDFTLQGGPRSDVERLTWTCDLEPL is encoded by the coding sequence GTGTTCGATCCTTTCGCCTCGGCATTGGTCGCGCTGTTCCGCGGGCCAGGGTCGGCCGAGGCGATCTATCTTCCACCTGCGAGTTCCCCGGTGGCGCTTCGTGTGATCCGCGGCAGCAGTACCAAGGATGCCGACTTCAACGGCGGGTCGATCGAGGTCGACGTCAATTCTGTCCAGATCCTGCGCTCCGATATCGCGATGCCGGTCGCGGGCGCGCTGCTGTCGTTCGTCACGCGAGACGACACTGGAGCGATCGCCAGCCATGAGGACTTCACGCTTCAGGGCGGACCCAGGTCGGACGTCGAGCGGCTGACCTGGACCTGCGATTTGGAGCCGCTGTGA
- a CDS encoding phage head-tail joining protein, which translates to MAYNQGDLDALSTAMLNGIQEVTYADGRKVRYQTLADMRALRNDMKAEIAAAAAKVTPALRTTIGRICRR; encoded by the coding sequence ATGGCTTACAATCAGGGCGACCTCGACGCGCTCAGTACGGCAATGCTGAACGGCATTCAGGAGGTGACCTATGCCGATGGCCGCAAGGTTCGTTACCAGACGCTCGCCGACATGCGCGCGCTGCGCAACGACATGAAGGCCGAGATAGCCGCCGCTGCGGCAAAGGTGACGCCCGCCCTTCGAACGACGATCGGCCGGATTTGCCGTCGATGA
- a CDS encoding phage tail length tape measure family protein: MASKPGVSLRLGMDGKEEIKSGFAEIGASGEANARRASAAFERAGDDIARATAQQAAAAQKLAAAGVSTPGANQNQQVLDYRAFTKEMAEQQRQADALRNAIDPLRTAQKRYDDEIALSSKLLASGKINELEHAAAVQLSSKALAAAQRDVEGHTAAMGLNRTQTVIAQSAVMRFTDSLIAGQSPIRAFALEAHKIGEVAAFDDGGVAGALEKVSAIITPTTIGIAAGTVALIAGAAAWLSYDDAMNKFASLSSGVGAVAGVTKDQMEQIAEAAASAGDITVGTAREFETAFVQTGRIGTQVLPGLIALVKDYAAATGEDAKEAAKELAAAFANPAKGAEELATKIGALDASTVAYVQSLVESGRETDAQIVLLKSLQDAAGKASTNINGMAWAWRNVTTFASEASTWLGKAIEQALSGGSAVERLANLQAQRARAMRDSYGMADTSDYDRQIAALQQQLAASQQRQNSARARSEAAPGLKLVDSFTGDDKLGELRTNLAAVNKLLVDNGSAAGLSADQLKGARETQDAYTRAIQSYLSPAEKQRQLDGLDAQIAAARTPAQKAALAVQKERVENAGKVITAAQAEADAHSKGAAALATASKAGEKHADTMARDAASMDANIAATLALADAYLKGGAAAIEAEARRKALTDATKKGIDVEAEIRRQLALNVAEGIANGAKSVSFLRDELTARKAANDNVAAGTLAMADLGHALSDEAALRPLLTLRTIAHGDALKKLTDIITAYRAALAAAHEEEKRTAALTAIDATNNSISGLQDQAEFAGDRTGAGQIEIARRAAQRDSDKYGASAGDVAAAKVREAEQKLATDRKKYASDELNSQKDALTLSQADLASVTMGTDQRQKYLDLVKKTVDLQGKGIDLNSDDAKAILAGVAAQDDMTAAVTRLSNAMQEVRDFTSTFIDDLASGKNIAQDLEQEFIKLAALNPLKNLINGNSNLPTLGSVFSLLGKSGGAGDFSGTGLSLGDIDTTSLSIPGFATGTDDAPGGLAWVAENGPELINLPKGASVTPAPQTRQMLAANGNGGDTHIHVYAQDAVLADTVRGWVRAGVEEASTRGAYGGAQMARANDVRRAARQIRR, encoded by the coding sequence ATGGCGAGCAAGCCCGGTGTGTCCCTTCGTCTCGGCATGGACGGCAAAGAGGAGATCAAGTCCGGCTTCGCGGAGATCGGCGCGAGCGGCGAAGCCAACGCACGGCGTGCGTCGGCGGCTTTCGAGCGCGCGGGCGACGACATCGCGCGCGCCACCGCCCAGCAGGCCGCCGCCGCGCAGAAACTGGCGGCCGCCGGCGTCTCGACGCCAGGTGCCAACCAGAACCAGCAGGTGCTCGACTATCGCGCGTTCACGAAGGAGATGGCCGAGCAGCAGCGTCAGGCCGACGCGCTCCGGAACGCGATCGACCCGCTTCGCACGGCTCAAAAGCGTTATGACGACGAGATCGCGCTTTCGTCCAAGCTGCTCGCCTCGGGAAAGATCAACGAGCTCGAGCACGCCGCAGCAGTTCAGCTATCATCCAAGGCGCTCGCCGCTGCGCAGCGTGACGTCGAAGGCCACACTGCGGCGATGGGGCTCAATCGCACGCAGACGGTGATCGCTCAGTCTGCGGTCATGCGGTTCACCGACTCGCTCATCGCGGGTCAGTCGCCGATCCGCGCCTTCGCGCTGGAAGCGCACAAGATCGGCGAGGTTGCGGCATTCGATGACGGAGGTGTCGCGGGCGCGCTCGAGAAGGTCTCGGCCATTATCACCCCGACGACGATCGGCATTGCCGCAGGCACGGTCGCCTTGATCGCCGGCGCAGCGGCGTGGCTGTCCTACGACGACGCCATGAATAAGTTCGCATCCCTATCGTCGGGCGTCGGCGCGGTTGCGGGCGTCACCAAGGATCAGATGGAGCAGATCGCCGAGGCAGCGGCGAGCGCCGGCGATATCACCGTCGGCACGGCGCGCGAGTTCGAGACGGCATTCGTCCAGACCGGCCGCATCGGCACCCAGGTCCTGCCTGGCCTGATCGCGCTGGTGAAGGATTATGCGGCCGCGACCGGCGAAGATGCCAAGGAGGCGGCGAAGGAATTGGCGGCGGCGTTCGCCAACCCCGCCAAGGGTGCCGAGGAGCTTGCGACCAAGATCGGCGCGCTCGACGCCAGCACCGTCGCCTATGTCCAATCGCTGGTGGAGTCCGGCCGCGAGACCGACGCGCAGATCGTGCTGCTGAAATCGCTCCAAGACGCGGCGGGCAAGGCGTCGACCAACATCAATGGCATGGCGTGGGCGTGGCGAAACGTTACCACCTTCGCGTCCGAAGCCTCGACCTGGCTGGGCAAGGCGATCGAGCAGGCGCTGTCCGGCGGCTCCGCCGTCGAGCGGCTGGCCAACCTCCAGGCGCAGCGCGCTCGCGCGATGCGCGACAGCTACGGCATGGCCGACACGTCGGATTATGACCGTCAGATCGCGGCGCTCCAGCAGCAGCTTGCCGCCTCACAACAGCGCCAGAACAGCGCACGGGCGCGATCGGAGGCGGCGCCCGGCTTGAAGCTGGTCGACAGCTTCACCGGCGACGATAAGCTGGGCGAACTGCGAACCAACCTCGCCGCGGTGAACAAGCTGCTGGTCGACAACGGTTCGGCAGCCGGCCTATCGGCTGATCAGCTCAAGGGCGCCCGCGAAACGCAGGATGCCTATACCCGCGCGATCCAGTCCTATTTGTCGCCTGCCGAGAAGCAGCGGCAGCTGGACGGCCTCGATGCCCAGATCGCGGCCGCCCGAACGCCTGCGCAGAAGGCCGCGCTCGCCGTTCAGAAGGAGCGGGTCGAAAACGCCGGCAAGGTCATCACCGCCGCACAGGCCGAGGCTGACGCGCACTCCAAGGGCGCTGCTGCCTTGGCGACCGCGAGCAAGGCTGGCGAGAAGCATGCCGACACGATGGCGCGCGACGCCGCGTCGATGGATGCGAACATCGCGGCCACGCTCGCCCTCGCCGACGCCTATCTGAAGGGGGGTGCCGCGGCGATCGAAGCGGAGGCGCGCCGCAAGGCCCTGACCGACGCCACCAAGAAGGGGATCGACGTCGAGGCGGAGATCCGCCGGCAGCTCGCGCTGAACGTCGCCGAGGGCATCGCCAACGGCGCGAAATCCGTGTCATTCCTGCGTGACGAGCTCACCGCCCGGAAGGCGGCGAACGACAACGTCGCTGCCGGCACGCTTGCGATGGCCGATCTCGGTCATGCGCTGTCCGACGAGGCTGCGCTCCGTCCGCTGCTGACCCTGCGGACGATCGCCCATGGCGATGCGCTCAAGAAGCTGACGGACATCATCACGGCCTATCGGGCGGCGCTCGCGGCTGCCCACGAGGAAGAGAAGCGGACGGCCGCGCTGACCGCGATCGACGCCACAAATAACAGCATCTCCGGGCTGCAGGATCAGGCGGAGTTCGCCGGCGATCGGACCGGCGCCGGCCAGATCGAGATCGCGCGCCGCGCAGCGCAGCGCGACAGCGACAAATATGGCGCCAGCGCCGGTGATGTGGCCGCCGCCAAGGTGCGCGAGGCGGAGCAGAAGCTGGCGACCGACCGGAAAAAGTACGCGTCGGACGAACTAAACAGCCAGAAGGACGCGCTCACCCTTTCGCAGGCCGATCTCGCCAGCGTTACGATGGGCACCGACCAGCGCCAGAAGTATCTCGACCTCGTCAAGAAAACGGTCGACCTGCAGGGCAAGGGGATCGACCTCAACAGCGACGACGCGAAGGCGATCCTCGCTGGTGTGGCCGCGCAGGATGACATGACGGCCGCGGTGACGCGGCTCTCGAACGCGATGCAAGAGGTGCGCGACTTCACCTCCACGTTCATCGACGACCTCGCCTCCGGCAAGAACATCGCTCAGGATCTGGAGCAAGAGTTCATCAAGCTCGCCGCGCTCAATCCGCTCAAGAACCTGATCAACGGCAACAGCAATCTGCCGACGCTGGGATCGGTGTTCAGCCTGCTCGGCAAGTCGGGCGGCGCCGGCGACTTCAGCGGCACCGGGCTCAGCCTCGGCGATATCGACACGACATCGCTCAGCATCCCCGGCTTTGCTACAGGCACCGACGATGCGCCCGGCGGGCTGGCCTGGGTGGCGGAGAACGGTCCGGAGCTCATCAACCTGCCGAAAGGCGCGAGCGTGACTCCCGCGCCGCAGACGCGCCAGATGCTGGCCGCGAACGGCAATGGCGGAGACACGCACATTCACGTTTACGCGCAAGACGCCGTCCTGGCCGATACGGTTCGCGGCTGGGTTCGCGCTGGCGTCGAGGAGGCATCGACGCGGGGCGCCTACGGAGGTGCCCAGATGGCGCGCGCCAACGATGTCCGGCGTGCCGCGCGCCAGATCCGGCGCTGA